One Candidatus Ornithobacterium hominis genomic region harbors:
- a CDS encoding DUF5606 family protein: MKIDKVIAISGKPGLYHLISQTKSGFIAENLDDGKKTNVPASYNVSLLSNVAIYTTTEEVPLAEVFRKIYDKENGGETINHRSPEVELRNYMEEVLPDYDKSRVYHSDLKKLFQWYNILLRKELLSSSKEQKAPKTSEEE; the protein is encoded by the coding sequence ATGAAGATAGATAAAGTAATTGCAATTAGCGGAAAACCAGGCTTATACCATCTAATATCACAAACCAAAAGCGGTTTTATCGCAGAAAATTTAGATGACGGAAAAAAAACTAACGTGCCAGCGAGCTACAATGTCAGTCTTTTGAGCAATGTAGCTATTTACACTACAACAGAGGAAGTCCCTTTGGCAGAAGTTTTTAGAAAAATTTATGATAAAGAAAACGGTGGTGAGACCATCAATCACCGTTCACCAGAGGTTGAGTTAAGAAATTACATGGAAGAAGTTTTACCAGACTATGATAAGTCACGTGTTTACCACTCTGATTTGAAAAAATTGTTCCAATGGTACAATATCTTACTGAGAAAAGAACTTTTAAGCAGTTCAAAAGAGCAAAAAGCGCCCAAAACTTCTGAAGAAGAATAA
- the def gene encoding peptide deformylase, which yields MIYDIRAYGDPILREKSQAISSDYPHLDEIIENMFETMYDSNGIGLAAPQVGLPIRLFIIDLSPFKDDQDYADIAEELAEFKKVFINAEIIDEKGGKWKFNEGCLSIPNIREDISRHAEITIKYLDENFQPHEEEFNDIFARVIQHEYDHIEGILFVDYLSNFKKKLIHKKLEKIKRGNVKVNYKMRFPKA from the coding sequence ATGATTTATGATATCCGCGCCTACGGCGACCCTATATTGAGAGAGAAAAGCCAAGCCATTTCATCAGACTATCCACATCTAGATGAGATTATAGAAAACATGTTTGAAACCATGTATGACTCTAATGGAATCGGCTTAGCTGCACCGCAGGTTGGGCTTCCTATTCGTTTGTTTATCATTGATTTATCACCATTCAAGGATGACCAAGATTATGCCGATATTGCCGAGGAATTAGCTGAGTTTAAAAAAGTATTCATCAATGCAGAAATCATTGACGAAAAAGGGGGGAAATGGAAGTTTAATGAAGGGTGCTTGAGTATCCCCAACATCCGAGAAGATATCAGCCGTCACGCTGAGATCACTATCAAATATTTAGATGAAAATTTTCAGCCACATGAAGAAGAATTTAATGATATCTTTGCACGAGTCATTCAGCATGAGTATGACCACATCGAGGGCATTCTTTTTGTAGATTACCTCAGTAATTTCAAGAAAAAATTAATTCATAAAAAATTAGAAAAAATCAAGCGCGGAAATGTGAAAGTTAATTATAAAATGAGATTTCCTAAGGCTTAA
- the mazG gene encoding nucleoside triphosphate pyrophosphohydrolase, translated as MHSREEQTQAFHRLLDIMDELREKCPWDRKQTMESLYHLTIEETYELGDAILNNDLTEVKKELGDLFLHLVFYSKIGEEKNAFDVADVLNTIAEKLIFRHPHIYGDVEVKNEEEVKRNWEQLKMKEGRKSVLSGVPKGLPAMVKAMRIQEKVKGVGFDFSNGDESFAKIQEEIHELQEADEENLENEFGDILFSIINYARFLQLNPESALEKTNQKFKNRFEWMEAEIQKNGLSFSDLSLEEMDAYWEKSKQKNF; from the coding sequence ATGCACAGCAGAGAAGAGCAAACTCAGGCGTTCCACCGCTTGCTAGACATCATGGATGAGCTACGAGAAAAATGCCCGTGGGATCGCAAACAAACTATGGAAAGCCTATACCATTTGACCATCGAAGAGACTTACGAACTGGGAGACGCTATTCTCAATAATGATTTAACTGAAGTGAAGAAAGAACTGGGAGACCTCTTTCTTCATTTGGTTTTTTATAGTAAAATCGGTGAAGAAAAAAATGCCTTTGATGTCGCCGATGTCCTAAACACGATTGCAGAAAAACTCATCTTTCGGCATCCGCATATTTACGGCGATGTAGAAGTCAAAAATGAAGAAGAAGTCAAGCGCAACTGGGAACAATTAAAAATGAAAGAGGGTAGGAAATCTGTGCTTTCTGGCGTACCCAAAGGCTTGCCCGCTATGGTGAAGGCCATGCGAATACAAGAGAAGGTGAAAGGCGTGGGGTTTGACTTCTCAAATGGCGATGAATCTTTTGCTAAAATTCAGGAAGAAATACACGAACTGCAAGAAGCCGATGAGGAAAACCTAGAAAATGAATTTGGCGATATTTTATTTTCTATAATCAACTACGCTCGTTTTCTCCAGCTCAACCCAGAGTCGGCGCTGGAAAAAACCAACCAAAAATTCAAAAATAGATTTGAATGGATGGAGGCTGAAATTCAAAAAAATGGACTGTCTTTTAGCGACCTGAGTCTAGAAGAAATGGATGCCTATTGGGAAAAATCTAAACAAAAAAATTTTTAA